In Oscillatoria acuminata PCC 6304, a single window of DNA contains:
- a CDS encoding folate/biopterin family MFS transporter produces the protein MLTSPTNGAKIKTLIKEKLLFGNEPTPELVAILLVYFVQGILGLARLAVSFFLKDELGLGPAEVSALMGIAALPWIVKPLFGFMSDGLPIFGYRRRPYLILSGIFGAVAWIGMATVVDTGWKATALMLLSSLSVAVSDVIVDSLVVERARNESLSHAGSLQSLCWGSSALGGLITAYLSGSLLEHFSTQTVFLMTATFPPIVSAVAWLIAEERVGEDTIGLVQVKEQVMQLKRAIAQKAIWLPTAFLFIWQATPSSDSAFFYFTTNELGFHPEFLGKVRLVTSLASLVGIWLFQRFFKTVPFRTIFRWSTLLSAVLGMTTLLLVTHANRAIGIDDHWFSIGDSLILTVMGQIAYMPVLVLAARLCPPGVEATLFALLMSVTNLAGLLSYEEGALLMHLLGVTETNFDQLWLLVVITNLTTLLPLMFIKWLPNGDVGDDQSAFSEENRQYGDMARLSPDHAGAIEPLQPEPVPELEPSA, from the coding sequence ATGCTAACTTCCCCGACGAATGGAGCCAAAATCAAAACCTTAATAAAAGAGAAACTCTTATTTGGGAACGAGCCTACCCCTGAACTGGTTGCCATTTTGCTCGTGTACTTCGTGCAAGGCATCCTAGGGTTAGCGCGGTTAGCCGTTAGTTTCTTCCTAAAAGACGAACTCGGGCTAGGTCCTGCCGAAGTTTCAGCCTTAATGGGGATTGCTGCCTTACCCTGGATTGTCAAACCCCTATTTGGGTTTATGTCCGATGGGTTACCCATTTTCGGGTATCGCCGACGGCCCTATCTCATTCTGTCGGGGATATTTGGTGCAGTCGCCTGGATTGGCATGGCAACCGTCGTGGATACCGGCTGGAAAGCCACTGCCTTAATGTTGCTCAGTTCACTCTCTGTTGCCGTCAGCGACGTGATTGTAGATTCCCTCGTCGTTGAACGAGCCAGAAACGAGTCCCTGAGTCATGCCGGGTCCCTGCAATCCTTGTGTTGGGGTTCCTCGGCACTCGGAGGATTGATTACCGCCTATTTAAGCGGGTCCCTCCTGGAACATTTCAGCACCCAAACGGTGTTTTTAATGACGGCAACCTTTCCGCCAATTGTCTCGGCAGTGGCATGGTTGATTGCCGAGGAACGAGTGGGTGAGGATACGATTGGGTTGGTGCAAGTCAAAGAACAAGTGATGCAACTCAAACGGGCGATCGCTCAAAAAGCGATTTGGTTACCCACCGCCTTCCTGTTTATCTGGCAGGCAACCCCATCGAGTGATTCCGCCTTCTTTTACTTCACCACCAACGAACTGGGATTTCACCCCGAATTTTTAGGGAAAGTGCGACTGGTTACCAGTTTGGCATCCCTCGTGGGGATTTGGCTGTTCCAACGCTTTTTTAAAACCGTTCCCTTTCGCACAATCTTCCGGTGGTCCACCCTGCTATCTGCGGTGTTAGGGATGACAACCTTGTTACTGGTGACTCATGCCAACCGGGCGATCGGTATCGATGACCATTGGTTTAGCATCGGCGATAGCTTAATCCTCACCGTCATGGGACAAATCGCCTATATGCCAGTCCTAGTCCTCGCCGCCAGACTTTGCCCCCCAGGAGTCGAAGCCACCTTATTCGCCCTCCTAATGTCCGTTACCAACCTAGCGGGACTGCTGTCATACGAAGAAGGTGCATTGCTGATGCACTTGTTGGGAGTCACAGAAACCAACTTTGACCAACTCTGGCTATTAGTGGTGATTACCAACCTCACCACCCTGTTACCCTTAATGTTCATTAAATGGCTACCGAACGGTGATGTCGGAGACGATCAATCCGCCTTTTCCGAGGAGAACCGGCAGTATGGCGATATGGCAAGATTAAGTCCGGATCATGCAGGGGCGATCGAACCCTTACAACCGGAACCAGTCCCAGAATTAGAACCCTCTGCTTAA
- a CDS encoding Hsp70 family protein: MTGYNIGLDFGTTNSIVSYLGPAGELDAFQYGGPDGHKYVPSFIAYDEGFVEIGMAARTTAANHPEVESYGNFKMRLPLADFSEYFAGNRTPSTVTADYLRELLISKENPYSFINQQGTVNALVVSVPEIWQRDIYNRGRESLQTLIKQLGLPLIHLVSEPVAAAAYYAWEIQRRTRQEGMAPFSGNLLVCDMGGGTFDVSLCRIYGDKKVEVLYFDGEGDCGLDSAGVAFDRHCVQLAYTRKHGHPLDETDPEFLRLIREFETVKIGSHGRGTRKLINCLKEPDIYGDRDLYVFAGGYSINFAEVLEAFTPISAGIHRVMNRLQTWLQQQNLEIDRLFLVGGFSQFLLVQRAISEALAINETDPRFDQTFNITNSAYAISYGACLIANQQVEPTEKYVHTLGIVVDTINAQAEREQRFIQIIKGGSGLDELAKPQFADIPPLVTFQNDTPLSLTLWVDPQSKGMRLKESLPDMVKLPSYESHDSWRVGMRVDRSQIAYLVIEDIPGEKRIEYELGNAIAKMFPGFVLIDEREPDN; this comes from the coding sequence ATGACAGGTTACAACATTGGACTCGATTTCGGCACGACTAACTCGATCGTCTCCTATTTGGGTCCGGCGGGAGAACTGGATGCTTTTCAATATGGGGGGCCAGACGGTCATAAATATGTCCCTTCGTTTATCGCCTATGATGAAGGATTTGTGGAAATTGGCATGGCGGCACGCACCACAGCAGCGAATCATCCGGAGGTGGAAAGTTATGGCAATTTTAAAATGCGGTTGCCGTTGGCTGATTTTTCCGAGTATTTTGCCGGGAATCGGACGCCGAGTACGGTAACGGCAGATTACCTGCGGGAACTGCTGATTTCTAAGGAGAATCCCTATAGTTTTATCAACCAACAAGGGACGGTCAATGCTTTGGTGGTTTCGGTTCCAGAAATTTGGCAGCGCGATATTTATAATCGGGGGCGAGAGTCTCTCCAAACCTTAATTAAACAGTTAGGATTGCCTCTGATTCATTTGGTGAGCGAACCTGTCGCCGCTGCAGCTTATTATGCTTGGGAAATCCAACGCCGCACTCGACAAGAGGGGATGGCTCCTTTTAGTGGCAATTTGCTGGTTTGCGATATGGGAGGCGGGACTTTTGATGTGAGTCTGTGCCGGATTTATGGGGATAAAAAGGTGGAGGTGCTTTATTTTGATGGAGAAGGCGACTGCGGTTTAGATTCTGCCGGAGTTGCCTTCGATCGCCACTGTGTCCAACTCGCCTACACCCGCAAACACGGCCATCCTTTAGATGAAACCGACCCAGAATTCCTGCGCTTAATCCGAGAGTTTGAAACGGTCAAAATTGGCTCTCATGGCCGAGGAACGCGCAAACTAATCAACTGTTTAAAAGAACCGGATATTTATGGCGATCGCGATTTATATGTCTTTGCTGGTGGCTACAGCATCAACTTCGCCGAAGTCCTAGAAGCCTTTACCCCCATTTCCGCCGGAATTCACCGGGTTATGAACCGCTTACAAACCTGGTTACAACAACAGAACCTAGAAATTGACCGCCTCTTTTTAGTCGGCGGATTTTCCCAATTTCTCCTCGTCCAACGCGCCATTTCCGAAGCCTTAGCCATCAATGAAACCGACCCGCGTTTTGACCAAACCTTTAATATCACCAATAGTGCTTATGCCATCTCTTACGGAGCCTGTTTAATCGCCAATCAACAAGTAGAACCCACAGAAAAATATGTTCATACCCTGGGAATTGTTGTAGATACCATTAATGCCCAAGCGGAACGAGAACAGCGATTTATCCAAATTATTAAAGGCGGTTCGGGTTTAGATGAATTAGCAAAACCTCAGTTTGCCGACATTCCCCCCTTAGTCACCTTTCAAAATGACACCCCTCTAAGTTTAACCCTCTGGGTTGACCCCCAATCCAAGGGCATGAGATTGAAAGAATCGCTACCGGATATGGTCAAACTTCCCAGTTATGAATCCCATGATTCATGGCGGGTGGGGATGCGAGTGGATCGGTCTCAAATTGCTTATTTAGTCATAGAAGATATCCCCGGAGAAAAACGAATTGAATACGAGTTAGGCAATGCGATCGCCAAAATGTTTCCCGGTTTTGTCTTAATTGATGAGCGGGAACCCGATAATTAA
- a CDS encoding pentapeptide repeat-containing protein, whose product MGRIPDSFLRKERAQLSWARNHWRSQSHSKPVDPEPVTQAQMQLSQLKTQLELSNQERDQLQSLFEQTEEAYWQLHSKVETTHQELESAKKERDQAQSQLESTKKASESVKAQLETSQLKLQEFTQECAQYKSQIHEAAKAYWRLQDRLEQEEKERDRIAGELAKAQSDSKLYQARANQIQRQLDEVENTLKQTSQSHSTGEEVVTELQNQLQQAATAYWQLQSQLTDTQSELNHYKNNGGRVSHEERAQLQTQLQSNSTKSSELETKLALIQTELGEERQERRISESRTTWLLEERSQLQTQLEQANAERMVLQTQLSQTQWQLEVANQENSRLLSATYNSQFTRNTALGQNMKNALSVLFVLLSLTPFLLLFHPRVSEPLLKFALRKGYLTTATNKNLSQINLAGAKLDDSNFSGSILNNANLAEISLINANLQETNLNGASLQSANLKYANLTDASLDWANLTNANLQFANLSGANLVRANLSGANLRGANLTNTQIDINTTRIDSEDLLNWKIVNWPRRNRQLAGLNLSGFNLNNASLIDANLQRSNLQQVNFKNADLRGAKLMGADLTGANLSAAKLTNADMTGAKLEGITTDNLTVCPNGRSGPCQF is encoded by the coding sequence TTGGGACGAATCCCGGATAGTTTTTTGCGGAAGGAACGAGCACAACTTAGCTGGGCGCGGAACCATTGGCGATCGCAGTCCCACTCTAAACCTGTTGACCCTGAACCAGTCACTCAGGCGCAAATGCAGTTGTCCCAACTCAAAACTCAGCTAGAACTCTCCAATCAGGAACGAGATCAGCTGCAATCCCTGTTTGAGCAAACAGAGGAAGCGTACTGGCAACTGCATAGCAAAGTGGAAACGACCCACCAGGAACTAGAATCCGCCAAAAAAGAACGAGACCAGGCCCAGTCCCAGTTAGAGTCCACCAAAAAAGCCAGCGAATCGGTCAAAGCTCAACTCGAAACGAGCCAACTTAAACTCCAAGAATTTACTCAGGAATGCGCTCAATACAAATCGCAAATTCATGAAGCCGCTAAAGCCTATTGGCGATTGCAAGACCGCTTAGAACAGGAAGAAAAAGAGCGCGATCGCATCGCCGGTGAACTGGCCAAAGCCCAGTCCGATAGCAAGCTGTATCAAGCCCGGGCCAATCAAATCCAGCGACAGCTTGACGAGGTTGAAAACACCTTAAAACAAACCTCTCAATCCCATTCCACTGGGGAAGAAGTCGTCACGGAATTGCAAAACCAACTCCAACAAGCGGCTACAGCCTATTGGCAATTGCAAAGCCAACTCACCGATACTCAATCCGAACTCAACCATTACAAAAATAACGGAGGTCGGGTCTCCCACGAGGAGCGCGCTCAACTGCAAACCCAACTCCAAAGCAACAGCACCAAATCCTCCGAACTGGAAACCAAACTCGCCCTGATCCAAACCGAACTGGGGGAAGAACGGCAAGAACGACGGATCAGCGAATCCCGAACGACTTGGTTACTAGAGGAGCGATCGCAACTGCAAACGCAACTCGAACAAGCCAACGCGGAGCGGATGGTCCTCCAAACTCAACTCTCCCAAACTCAATGGCAACTCGAAGTAGCCAACCAGGAAAATAGCCGCCTACTCTCAGCAACTTACAATTCCCAATTCACCAGAAATACCGCCCTAGGACAAAACATGAAAAACGCCCTGAGCGTTTTATTTGTCCTGCTCTCTTTAACCCCATTTTTATTACTCTTTCATCCCCGCGTCTCTGAACCCTTGTTAAAATTTGCACTACGCAAAGGATATCTGACCACCGCCACCAACAAAAATTTAAGTCAAATCAATTTAGCCGGAGCCAAATTAGATGACAGCAACTTTAGCGGCTCAATCTTAAACAACGCCAACCTAGCCGAAATTAGCTTAATCAACGCCAACCTGCAAGAAACCAATCTCAATGGAGCCAGTTTGCAATCCGCTAACCTCAAATACGCCAATTTGACCGATGCTAGTTTAGACTGGGCCAACCTGACCAATGCCAATCTGCAATTTGCCAATTTAAGCGGGGCGAATTTAGTTCGAGCCAATTTAAGTGGTGCCAATCTCCGGGGGGCGAATTTAACCAATACTCAAATTGATATTAATACCACCCGAATTGACTCGGAAGATTTACTCAACTGGAAAATTGTCAATTGGCCCCGACGAAATCGACAACTGGCCGGGTTAAATTTGAGTGGATTTAATTTGAATAATGCTAGTTTAATCGATGCCAATCTGCAAAGGAGCAACTTGCAACAGGTTAATTTTAAAAATGCGGATTTGCGTGGGGCCAAATTAATGGGTGCAGACTTAACCGGCGCAAATTTATCCGCCGCCAAGTTAACAAATGCTGACATGACTGGGGCAAAGTTGGAGGGGATTACCACGGATAATTTAACCGTCTGTCCCAATGGTCGAAGCGGGCCTTGTCAATTTTAA
- a CDS encoding carotenoid oxygenase family protein, translated as MQLQNRQPQNLSSNKSYTRQDWQKGYESQPREFDYWIEDIEGEIPPELQGTFFKNGPGLLDINGQPIHHPFDGDGMICKIAINQGRAHFSNRFVQTEGYLAEQKAGKILYRGVFGTQKPGGWLANIFNFKTKNIANTNVIYWGNKLLALWEAAQPHRLDPHTLETLGLDTIQGTLNPGDAFAAHPRIDPHSQSDDAAPCLVNFAVKPGLSSTITIYELNPTGEVVRQHSHSIPGFAFLHDMAITPNTCIFFQNPVRLNLLPFLVGWRSPGQCIDFNPHEKTKIILIPRDGKSAVKIIETEPCFVFHHANAWEENGDIFIDSICYDSFPSVDPDGDFREVDFETVPAGQLWRFQVNLETETVQHQVIETRCCEFPSLHPEQVGRPNRYLYIGTAHALEGNAPLQAVLKLDFKTQTQQIWSAAPRGFTGEPVFVPRPGGTREDDGWLLVLMYDAAHHRSDLVILDAEDLTRGPTARLHLKHHVPYGLHGSFTPEWFGPEA; from the coding sequence ATGCAACTCCAAAACCGTCAACCCCAAAACCTCTCCTCCAACAAATCCTATACTCGCCAAGACTGGCAAAAAGGCTACGAATCCCAACCGAGGGAATTTGACTACTGGATTGAAGACATCGAAGGAGAAATCCCCCCCGAACTCCAAGGCACCTTCTTTAAAAACGGTCCCGGACTCCTCGATATTAACGGCCAACCCATCCATCACCCCTTCGATGGCGATGGCATGATTTGCAAAATTGCCATCAACCAAGGACGCGCTCACTTTAGCAACCGCTTCGTCCAAACCGAAGGCTACCTCGCCGAACAAAAAGCCGGAAAAATCCTCTATCGTGGCGTCTTTGGTACTCAAAAACCCGGGGGATGGTTAGCCAATATCTTTAACTTCAAAACTAAAAATATTGCCAATACCAACGTCATTTATTGGGGAAACAAACTCCTCGCATTGTGGGAAGCCGCCCAACCCCATCGCCTTGACCCTCATACCCTAGAAACCCTAGGATTAGACACGATTCAAGGCACATTAAACCCGGGAGATGCCTTCGCCGCTCATCCCCGCATCGACCCCCATTCTCAATCCGATGACGCTGCACCTTGCCTGGTCAACTTTGCCGTTAAACCCGGACTCTCCAGCACCATCACCATTTATGAACTCAACCCCACCGGGGAAGTGGTGCGACAACATTCCCACAGCATTCCTGGGTTTGCCTTCCTCCATGACATGGCAATCACCCCCAACACCTGTATCTTTTTCCAAAATCCCGTTCGGTTGAATCTCTTACCTTTTTTAGTGGGATGGCGGAGTCCCGGGCAATGTATTGATTTTAATCCCCATGAAAAAACCAAAATTATTTTAATTCCTCGGGATGGAAAATCAGCAGTCAAAATCATCGAAACTGAACCTTGCTTTGTCTTCCATCACGCCAATGCCTGGGAAGAGAACGGGGACATTTTTATCGATTCCATCTGTTATGACTCCTTCCCCTCCGTTGACCCCGATGGAGATTTTCGCGAAGTTGATTTTGAGACCGTTCCTGCCGGTCAGTTGTGGCGATTTCAGGTAAATTTAGAAACCGAAACCGTGCAGCATCAGGTCATAGAAACCCGCTGCTGTGAGTTTCCTTCCCTACATCCAGAGCAAGTAGGCCGACCCAATCGTTATTTGTATATCGGCACCGCCCATGCACTCGAAGGAAATGCCCCCTTGCAGGCGGTGTTAAAGCTAGACTTCAAAACCCAAACCCAACAGATTTGGAGTGCTGCTCCCCGGGGATTTACTGGGGAACCCGTGTTCGTTCCCCGTCCTGGAGGAACCCGGGAAGATGACGGGTGGTTGCTGGTGCTGATGTATGATGCGGCACACCATCGTTCTGATTTGGTGATATTAGATGCTGAAGATTTGACCCGAGGACCGACTGCGCGATTGCACCTCAAACATCATGTTCCTTATGGATTACATGGTAGTTTTACCCCAGAGTGGTTCGGTCCAGAGGCATAA
- a CDS encoding nuclease A inhibitor family protein has protein sequence MTQSITEELANLTQDLLWMSEADYPWEVVSYDCSNVTPENLLEQSNLPSDTLIKTVTIERFFAPALREQSWHNEEERATRNRFQQLFNFLNEQLNDLIVYRFGEVEIDVYVLGTVEDKTVGLKTTLVET, from the coding sequence ATGACCCAATCAATCACCGAAGAACTGGCAAACCTAACTCAAGATTTACTCTGGATGAGTGAAGCCGATTATCCCTGGGAAGTCGTCTCCTATGATTGTTCTAATGTCACACCAGAAAACCTCTTAGAACAAAGCAATCTCCCCTCAGATACCCTGATTAAAACCGTGACAATCGAGCGTTTCTTTGCCCCCGCGCTCCGGGAACAATCGTGGCATAACGAAGAGGAACGAGCAACAAGAAACCGTTTTCAACAGTTATTTAATTTTCTCAATGAGCAATTGAATGACTTAATCGTTTATCGCTTCGGAGAGGTGGAAATTGATGTTTATGTGTTGGGAACCGTTGAAGATAAAACCGTAGGACTCAAGACAACTCTGGTAGAAACCTAA
- a CDS encoding DNA/RNA non-specific endonuclease — MSNRNSGFRQVFLAAIACGLAIILAGCPWLWGPPTGLDAHLLLGNPSNATWDPGNADNYLMEKPQYVLSYNRSLGTANWASWQLNSSWVGSADRQDDFRPDESLPEGFYQVRATDYRGSGYDRGHLVPSGDRTASVEDNSSTFVMTNIIPQSAANNREVWNELEQYSRKLVEEGKELYIIAGPEGRGRAIANGRVTVPRYTWKIILVLDRPGSALRDITADTRAIAVLMPNTQRVANTAWRDYRVSIDVLEAATGYDFLSNLPAGIQEAIESRVDNL, encoded by the coding sequence ATGTCTAATCGTAATTCCGGATTTCGGCAGGTTTTTTTGGCGGCGATCGCCTGTGGGTTGGCTATCATTTTGGCGGGTTGTCCTTGGTTGTGGGGACCACCGACGGGTTTAGATGCTCATCTGCTGTTGGGGAATCCAAGTAATGCGACTTGGGACCCAGGGAATGCGGATAATTATTTGATGGAAAAGCCGCAATATGTGTTGTCCTATAATCGCAGTCTGGGGACGGCAAATTGGGCCAGTTGGCAGTTGAATTCATCCTGGGTGGGGAGTGCGGACCGCCAAGATGATTTTAGACCCGATGAATCGTTGCCAGAAGGGTTTTATCAGGTGAGGGCGACGGATTATCGGGGGAGTGGATACGATCGCGGGCATCTGGTTCCTTCGGGCGATCGCACAGCATCGGTTGAGGACAATTCTTCTACGTTTGTCATGACTAATATCATTCCCCAATCTGCGGCGAATAATCGCGAGGTGTGGAACGAGTTGGAGCAGTATTCCCGCAAATTGGTAGAGGAAGGGAAGGAGTTGTATATTATTGCGGGACCGGAAGGACGGGGGAGGGCGATCGCCAATGGTCGAGTCACTGTGCCACGCTACACTTGGAAAATTATCTTGGTTCTCGATCGCCCGGGGAGTGCATTGAGAGACATTACAGCAGATACCCGGGCGATCGCTGTCCTAATGCCCAATACGCAACGGGTGGCAAATACGGCATGGCGGGATTATCGAGTCTCCATCGATGTGTTGGAAGCGGCGACAGGGTATGATTTCTTGTCTAATCTGCCAGCAGGGATTCAAGAGGCGATCGAGAGTCGGGTAGATAATCTTTAA